The sequence GCTGCCGTAATCTTGCTCGGATCCTTCAGAATCTCGATCGCCTTATTCAACTGGCGGTCTTCTTCCTTAACCGGCGCTTTCGGAGTCACGGTGGCGGGAGGCGTGACATCGGAGTCGCCGCTCAGATCGATCGCCTCTTCGGAATACTGTTTGACTTCAATTGTGGGCTTGATGCCGGAGTCCGCCGGTTCCATCTCCTGAATTTCTTTTCCGTCCGGCGTGAAGTACTTCGCCGTGGACAACAGCAGGGCATAGCCGTCATCCAGCGGAATCAACTTCTGAACCGAACCGACGCCGAACGTTTTCACTCCCACGACCTGGCCGCGATGATTGTCTTCAATAGCGCCTGCAATCAGTTCGGCCGGACCGGCCGTTCCCTGATTCACGAGGACCGCCACGGGGGCTTTGGTCACACCCTGTTTCGGATCCGCCGAGAATGTCTGCTTCGCCTGTTTCTGTCCCTGCAACAAGGCCAGCGTCCCGGAATCGACGAAGAAATTCGCCACTGCGAGAGCTTCCTTGTCGTCACCACCGGCAGAGTACCGGAGATCCAGGATCACGCTGCTCGCCCCCTTCTTCAGCAGGCTATCCAGTTGCCGTTTTGCCTCCTGCGCCTTGCCTGAGGTGATGTACGGGATCTTCACGTACGCAATGTTGTTGTCGAGCATCTTCGCTTCAACCGGCGGCGATTGAACGATTTCACGAGTGACATTTATTGGTTCCGGATCTGCCCGGCGTGCTCTGATCACGGAAAGCGCCGCGGGTTTGCCGGCAGGAATGGAGAGCATGGCATCGATCTGAATGAGGTTCATCTCGCGCGTGGTCATGCCGTCGATGGACTCGATGATATCGCCGGAGTTCAGGCCGGCTTTAGCCGCCGGGCCACCCGGAATCGTCGATATGATGACGGGATATCCGAGCCGCGCAGGCTTTGCCATAACAACACCGATCCCCGGTGTTTTCTGTGGGTTGGCGGTGGATTCCTTATAAAATGTCACATCCCTCGGTGAGAGATACCCGCCGTACGGATCGACATTTTCGAGCAGACCGCGAATAGCGCCGTCGACGGCGGTTTTGACATTCGGGTCATCGACGTAGTCGTTCTGGATCCGGCTCAGGACCTCTGTGAAAATCGATAGCTGCTGGTACGATCCGTTCTGCGCGCTGACGCGCCCGAGCATGCCGCCGACGATGGCGTATATGACGAGGACCGAAGAGATCAGCAGAATCGAGTACTTACTCTTCGAATTCAAATGGAACCTCCCGAGGGTAGACGTAGATTCGAATATTGTATCATGAAAAATATGCGGGTTATGGCTCTCGACGTCGGTGATAAAACCATCGGCGTTGCCATCAGCGATGCGCTTCTTCTAACCGCCCAG is a genomic window of Terriglobia bacterium containing:
- a CDS encoding S41 family peptidase, encoding MNSKSKYSILLISSVLVIYAIVGGMLGRVSAQNGSYQQLSIFTEVLSRIQNDYVDDPNVKTAVDGAIRGLLENVDPYGGYLSPRDVTFYKESTANPQKTPGIGVVMAKPARLGYPVIISTIPGGPAAKAGLNSGDIIESIDGMTTREMNLIQIDAMLSIPAGKPAALSVIRARRADPEPINVTREIVQSPPVEAKMLDNNIAYVKIPYITSGKAQEAKRQLDSLLKKGASSVILDLRYSAGGDDKEALAVANFFVDSGTLALLQGQKQAKQTFSADPKQGVTKAPVAVLVNQGTAGPAELIAGAIEDNHRGQVVGVKTFGVGSVQKLIPLDDGYALLLSTAKYFTPDGKEIQEMEPADSGIKPTIEVKQYSEEAIDLSGDSDVTPPATVTPKAPVKEEDRQLNKAIEILKDPSKITAAKKAA